Proteins encoded within one genomic window of Aurantiacibacter spongiae:
- a CDS encoding phosphodiester glycosidase family protein, translated as MRWVPLILAVFLLAACEARFERQDAEVAAVSICQPLMFEDTPFTHCIAEPGKQTVRTALSRPGGPPYRSLRKLSRAMGPETKVAMAMNAGMYDEDGQPIGYYVENGERLHPLNQADGPGNFHLLPNGIFFGRTAGPWRVYSTRRFAAEVDKRPDFATQSGPMLVIDGELHPAFDPDGESRKIRNAVGVDAGGRAHFLLSEAPVSFGKMARLYRDVLRVDNALFLDGSVSQMWDPAKGRMDSGPQIGPMLVVTNRKDAR; from the coding sequence GTGAGGTGGGTGCCCCTTATCCTCGCGGTTTTTCTGCTCGCCGCATGCGAAGCGCGCTTCGAAAGGCAGGATGCGGAAGTCGCCGCTGTTTCGATCTGCCAACCCCTCATGTTCGAGGATACGCCCTTCACGCACTGCATCGCCGAACCGGGGAAGCAGACGGTCCGCACCGCACTCTCTCGGCCCGGCGGCCCGCCGTATCGATCGTTGCGCAAGCTTTCACGCGCGATGGGACCGGAAACGAAGGTGGCGATGGCAATGAACGCCGGCATGTACGATGAGGACGGTCAGCCCATTGGCTACTACGTCGAGAATGGCGAGCGCCTGCACCCGCTCAACCAGGCAGACGGGCCGGGAAATTTTCATCTCTTGCCCAACGGGATCTTCTTCGGTCGCACCGCCGGGCCTTGGCGGGTATACTCCACGCGGCGGTTCGCCGCGGAAGTCGATAAGCGCCCCGATTTTGCCACGCAGTCTGGCCCCATGCTGGTAATCGACGGAGAACTGCATCCCGCCTTCGATCCCGACGGCGAGAGTCGCAAGATCAGGAACGCTGTCGGCGTCGATGCCGGCGGACGAGCCCACTTCCTGCTTAGCGAGGCACCGGTCAGCTTCGGCAAGATGGCGCGTCTTTATCGCGACGTGCTGCGTGTGGACAACGCGCTGTTCCTCGACGGGAGCGTGTCGCAGATGTGGGATCCGGCAAAAGGACGAATGGATTCCGGTCCACAGATCGGACCGATGCTGGT